In Leisingera methylohalidivorans DSM 14336, a single genomic region encodes these proteins:
- a CDS encoding cytochrome c oxidase subunit II gives MLIAVVLVLIVAGSVAFHLLSPWWWTPIASNWDYIDDTLVITFWITGAVFAAVVLFMAYCVWKFRHRPGHKAEFDPENKRLELWLTGVTAVGVAAMLVPGLFVWKQFVTVPDDATELEVFGQQWNWAYRLPGADGVLGTADAEWVNGENPLGVNPHDRFGKDDLIIEGGEVYLPVGKPVKLLLRSIDVLHNFYVPEFRAKMDMVPGMVTYIWLTPTRTGAFEVLCAEYCGTAHPFMRGYVSVVEEEEYQEWLQEQLTFEEYASDAQGKETTRVAQRQ, from the coding sequence ATGCTGATTGCGGTCGTGCTTGTGCTGATCGTGGCGGGGTCTGTTGCGTTCCACCTGTTAAGTCCGTGGTGGTGGACGCCGATCGCGTCGAATTGGGACTATATCGACGATACGCTGGTTATAACCTTCTGGATCACCGGCGCGGTGTTTGCCGCGGTGGTCCTGTTCATGGCCTATTGCGTCTGGAAATTCCGCCACCGGCCCGGGCACAAGGCGGAATTCGACCCGGAAAACAAGCGGCTGGAGCTGTGGCTGACCGGGGTGACCGCTGTGGGCGTGGCCGCGATGCTGGTGCCCGGGCTGTTTGTGTGGAAGCAGTTCGTCACCGTGCCCGACGACGCCACTGAACTTGAAGTTTTCGGCCAGCAATGGAACTGGGCCTACCGGCTGCCCGGCGCTGACGGGGTGCTGGGCACCGCCGATGCGGAATGGGTGAACGGGGAAAACCCCTTGGGCGTCAATCCGCATGACCGCTTTGGCAAGGATGACCTCATCATCGAGGGCGGCGAGGTTTACCTGCCGGTCGGTAAACCGGTGAAACTGCTGCTGCGCTCGATCGATGTGCTGCACAATTTCTACGTGCCCGAGTTCCGCGCCAAGATGGACATGGTTCCGGGCATGGTCACCTACATCTGGCTCACCCCCACCCGCACCGGCGCGTTCGAAGTGCTTTGCGCCGAATACTGCGGCACGGCGCATCCCTTCATGCGCGGCTATGTGAGCGTTGTGGAGGAGGAGGAATACCAGGAGTGGCTGCAGGAGCAGCTGACTTTTGAAGAGTACGCAAGCGATGCGCAGGGCAAAGAAACAACCCGCGTTGCGCAACGCCAATAG